The Candidatus Neomarinimicrobiota bacterium sequence TACACATCTGTAAGGTTAGAAATTAGAAGGTTAACCTCCATAAAAGAGGGTGATGCTGCGATTGGGACAAGGACAAAAGTGAAAGTTGTTAAAAATAAATTGGCGCCACCCTTCAGAGAAACAGAGTTTGATATTCTTTATGGAAAAGGTATCAGCTATGAAGGTGATGTACTAGATACTGCGGTTGAGGCTGGTATAATTCAGAAATCGGGATCGTGGTATTCTTATGGTGATGAAAGATTAGGGCAAGGTAGAGAAAATGCGAAGAATTACCTTACAGAAAATCCTGAGTTATTTAAAAAGATTGAAGAGCAAGTAAAAGAGTATCTCGGATTAAAGAGGAAACTTGAGAAAGAAAAAGCAGATTAAGGCATGTTCAAAATTTTAAAAATAGAGCAGAATCCTAAAAGACGAGAACTCTTTTATATTTTTTTGAATGATGGCAGAGTACTGGAATTAAAATATCAAACAATTCAACATTTTAAGCTGTTTGCTGATGATATTATAACGGAAAAACAATTAAATCTTATAATGTCTCACGATAATTATGAGAGAGCCAAGGATATAGCTCTTAAGTTTCTTGCTAAAAGGTCAAGAACAAAATATGAGATTTGTAAATATTTAAAGACAAAAGGTTTCCAGAATATGGAAATATTTCGAGTTTTACTTTTTTGTTACAATAAAGGTTTAATTAATGATTACGAATATGCTAAAAGATACACACTCGAATGTATTAATAGCAAAAAAGATGGATTATATAAGATAAGAAGAAAGTTGTTGGAAAAAGGGATATCAAAAAAGACTGTGAATAGAGTATTGAAGGAACTGGTAACTGAAGATAATCAACTGACAAATGCATTTACCCTTGCGCAGAAAAAACTTAAGCTTTTAAGTGGTAAGTCGAATAAGAAAGAAAAATTATATAGATATTTATTACAGAAAGGGTTTCCAAAGAATGTTATCTTCAAAGCTATCAATCATTTTAGTTAGTTTTCTAACATTCAGTATTACATTGGGAGGTGATAGATTGAAGTTACCATACCCAAATTATAAAGGTGGTGTTTCTCTAGAAGAGGCAATATACAAAAGAAGATCAATTCGAGATTTTTCAGAGAAGAAACTGACTCTGGAACAGATTTCACAACTACTCTGGGCTGCACAGGGAATTACGGACAATCGATATGGTTTCAGGACAGCACCATCAGCGGGTGCTACGTATCCTTTTGATGTGTATATTATTGTGGATAGAGTTGATAAATTAGATTCTGGAATTTATAGATATATTCCTCAAGATCATCTTCTGGAAAACATTGAGAAAGGAAGATTCAATAAAATACTTGCGGATTTTGCATTGGGACAGGATGCAATTGCTCAGGCTCCTGTAAATATTTTATTGTCAGCTGTATATGAGCGGACAACCTCTCGGTATGGAAAGCGAGGTATTATGTATGTTCATATAGAAGCTGGCCATATTGCACAGAATATACATTTGCAGGCGGTGACATTGGGACTTGGTTCTGTTCCTATAGGTGCTTTTTATCCTGAAAAAATCAAGAGTAGATTTAATCTACCTGGAGAACCATTATATATCATTCCTGTGGGTTATCCTGAGCGTTGAAATAAATTAGTATTTGCAACATATTTGGTAATTAAATAGAAATCCTGTTTCTTAGTAGTAATTTCAATTGTGTATTTTTAAGTTGTTTCCCATCTATCCTGTAATTGTAAACGGTAGCAAAACAGTTTGCATTTTCACCGTCATTGCGAGCGTAGCATAAGCGAAGCGAAGCAATCTCATCTGATTGGGATGGCTGGATGGCGAGATGGCTAGATAGCTAGATGGCGAGGTGGCGAGATAGCGAAATGGCTAGACGGTTAGGTAGCTGGATGGCTGAGAGGTAAATGGTCTGACTGGCTGTCAAGCTATCAAGCTAACAAGCTAACAAGTTAACAAGCCAGCAAGCTAACAGGCTAACAAGCTAACCAGCTAAAGAAGTAACTTGGTGTAACTTCTTCGGTGGCCCCCTGTCATTGCGAGCGAGCGTAAGCGAGCGTGGCAATCTATTATGCTTAAGCTGTGATGGT is a genomic window containing:
- a CDS encoding RecX family transcriptional regulator, producing the protein MFKILKIEQNPKRRELFYIFLNDGRVLELKYQTIQHFKLFADDIITEKQLNLIMSHDNYERAKDIALKFLAKRSRTKYEICKYLKTKGFQNMEIFRVLLFCYNKGLINDYEYAKRYTLECINSKKDGLYKIRRKLLEKGISKKTVNRVLKELVTEDNQLTNAFTLAQKKLKLLSGKSNKKEKLYRYLLQKGFPKNVIFKAINHFS
- a CDS encoding SagB/ThcOx family dehydrogenase encodes the protein MLSSKLSIILVSFLTFSITLGGDRLKLPYPNYKGGVSLEEAIYKRRSIRDFSEKKLTLEQISQLLWAAQGITDNRYGFRTAPSAGATYPFDVYIIVDRVDKLDSGIYRYIPQDHLLENIEKGRFNKILADFALGQDAIAQAPVNILLSAVYERTTSRYGKRGIMYVHIEAGHIAQNIHLQAVTLGLGSVPIGAFYPEKIKSRFNLPGEPLYIIPVGYPER